A part of Streptomyces sp. NBC_01210 genomic DNA contains:
- a CDS encoding class I SAM-dependent methyltransferase, with amino-acid sequence MAAAPKPETLAAFEAAKGFMPVTEGLALYAAATEAGALGLPLLEVGTYCGRSTILLADAAREAGTTAITVDHHRGSEEQQPGWEYHDPTVVDPEVGEMDTLPTFRRTLHKAGLEDHVIAVVGRSPQVAKVWGTPLGLVFIDGGHTDEHAGGDYEGWAPHVADGGLLVIHDVFPDPVDEWTGQAPYRVYLRALASGAFTEVSVTDSLRVLRRTGTGI; translated from the coding sequence ATGGCCGCCGCCCCCAAGCCGGAGACCCTCGCCGCCTTCGAGGCGGCCAAGGGCTTCATGCCCGTGACCGAGGGCCTCGCCCTCTACGCGGCCGCCACCGAGGCCGGGGCGCTCGGGCTGCCGCTGCTCGAGGTGGGCACCTACTGCGGGCGCTCGACCATCCTGCTCGCCGACGCCGCCCGTGAGGCGGGGACGACGGCGATCACGGTCGACCACCACCGGGGCAGCGAGGAGCAGCAGCCGGGCTGGGAGTACCACGACCCGACCGTGGTCGACCCGGAGGTCGGCGAGATGGACACGCTGCCGACCTTCCGCCGCACCCTGCACAAGGCCGGTCTCGAGGACCACGTCATCGCCGTCGTCGGCCGCTCCCCGCAGGTCGCGAAGGTCTGGGGCACACCCCTCGGCCTGGTCTTCATCGACGGCGGCCACACCGACGAGCACGCGGGCGGCGACTACGAGGGCTGGGCGCCGCATGTCGCCGACGGCGGCCTCCTCGTCATCCACGACGTCTTCCCCGACCCGGTCGACGAGTGGACCGGCCAGGCCCCGTACCGCGTCTACCTCCGGGCACTCGCGTCCGGCGCGTTCACCGAGGTCTCGGTGACCGACTCGCTGCGCGTCCTGCGGCGTACCGGAACGGGGATCTGA
- a CDS encoding acyl-CoA dehydrogenase: protein MGIGITQEQRELARSVRGWLARAVPPEAVRKQLDATGAGAGGRPGYWDGAAGQGLLGLHLAEECGGGGGTIADLAAVLEETGRAALPGPYLPCVLASAVLARAGRADLAGTLARGERIAAVALGPGTLTATRTQDGHRLDGTAPPVLGAGHADLLVLETPTGWLAVDAGGLTVRVHESADPTRPTAEVTAHGVTVPRDRVLEIDTALVRDLASVLYAAEACGTAAWALHTASEYAKVREQFGRPIGRFQAIKHLCADMLVRVEQARALTWDAARAVDQSPGVRGLVASLAAGAALDAAYSCAKDCIQVLGGIGFTWEHDAHLYLRRALVVRQLLGAGDSHRLRAVRLAAGGARRELRLELPAESQTYRERAREAVAAARGLEPAAARRVLAATGYAAPHLPEPYGLGAGPVQQLAVQQELTHAGIELSGLGIATWVVPSLLAYGTEEQKERFLLPTLRGDVLWCQLFSEPGAGSDLASLRTRAEKSADGWRITGQKVWTSAAQWADHGILLARTDPDAPKHKGLTYFLVDMKNTEGIDIRPLKEITGESLFNEVYFDGALLPHDAVVGQVDDGWKVARNTLGNERVHMADQLTFDTGLEALLARASGLDGACRARIGSLAAEAHALACIGLRTTMRQVSGLDPGAGASVRKLVQTTHQQKAAELALELLGPEGALREGAGERAVHGLLMSRCLTIAGGTTQVQLNVIAERILGLPRD from the coding sequence ATGGGCATCGGAATCACGCAAGAGCAGCGGGAGCTGGCCCGGTCCGTCCGCGGCTGGCTGGCGCGCGCCGTGCCGCCCGAGGCCGTACGAAAGCAGCTCGACGCGACCGGCGCCGGGGCCGGGGGACGGCCCGGCTACTGGGACGGCGCCGCCGGACAAGGGCTGCTCGGCTTGCATCTTGCCGAGGAGTGCGGGGGCGGGGGCGGGACCATCGCCGACCTTGCCGCCGTCCTGGAGGAAACGGGGCGCGCGGCGCTGCCGGGGCCGTACCTGCCGTGTGTGCTCGCCTCCGCCGTATTGGCCCGCGCGGGCAGAGCCGATCTGGCGGGGACACTCGCGCGAGGGGAGCGCATCGCGGCCGTCGCGCTCGGCCCCGGGACGCTCACCGCCACCCGCACTCAGGACGGCCACCGGCTCGACGGCACCGCCCCGCCCGTCCTCGGCGCAGGGCACGCCGATCTGCTCGTACTCGAAACCCCGACGGGCTGGCTCGCGGTGGACGCGGGTGGGCTCACCGTCCGAGTGCACGAGAGCGCCGACCCGACCCGGCCCACCGCCGAGGTCACCGCACACGGCGTGACCGTGCCCCGGGACCGTGTACTGGAGATCGACACCGCTCTCGTACGGGACCTCGCCTCCGTGCTGTACGCGGCCGAAGCGTGCGGCACCGCCGCCTGGGCCCTGCACACCGCCTCCGAGTACGCGAAGGTCCGTGAGCAGTTCGGACGGCCCATCGGGCGGTTCCAGGCGATCAAGCATCTCTGCGCCGACATGCTGGTGCGCGTCGAGCAGGCGAGGGCGCTGACGTGGGACGCGGCACGCGCGGTGGACCAGAGCCCGGGCGTACGCGGCCTGGTGGCCTCGCTCGCAGCCGGGGCCGCCCTTGACGCCGCGTACTCCTGCGCCAAGGACTGCATCCAGGTACTCGGCGGGATCGGGTTCACCTGGGAGCACGACGCGCATCTGTATCTGCGGCGGGCTCTCGTCGTACGGCAGCTGCTGGGGGCGGGCGACAGCCACCGGCTGCGAGCCGTGCGGCTCGCCGCAGGCGGGGCGCGGCGCGAGCTCAGGCTGGAGCTGCCCGCCGAGTCGCAGACGTACCGGGAGCGGGCCCGCGAGGCCGTCGCGGCGGCACGCGGCCTCGAACCGGCCGCCGCCCGCCGCGTGCTCGCCGCCACCGGCTATGCCGCGCCGCATCTGCCCGAGCCGTACGGCCTCGGCGCGGGTCCTGTCCAACAGCTCGCCGTACAACAGGAGTTGACGCACGCCGGGATCGAGCTGAGCGGCCTGGGCATCGCGACCTGGGTGGTGCCCTCGCTCCTCGCGTACGGAACCGAGGAGCAGAAGGAACGCTTTCTGCTGCCGACGCTGCGCGGCGATGTGCTCTGGTGCCAGCTGTTCAGCGAGCCCGGAGCGGGATCGGATCTGGCGAGCCTTCGCACCAGGGCCGAGAAGTCGGCGGACGGCTGGCGGATCACCGGACAGAAGGTGTGGACGAGCGCCGCCCAGTGGGCCGACCACGGGATACTGCTCGCCCGCACCGACCCGGATGCTCCCAAGCACAAAGGGCTGACGTACTTCCTCGTGGACATGAAGAACACCGAGGGGATCGACATCCGGCCGCTCAAGGAGATCACCGGGGAGTCGCTCTTCAACGAGGTGTACTTCGACGGGGCGCTGCTCCCGCACGACGCCGTGGTCGGGCAGGTCGACGACGGCTGGAAGGTCGCCCGCAACACCCTCGGCAACGAACGCGTCCACATGGCCGACCAGCTGACCTTCGACACCGGGCTCGAAGCGCTGCTCGCGCGGGCCTCCGGCCTCGACGGTGCCTGCCGCGCCCGGATCGGGTCGCTCGCCGCCGAGGCGCACGCTCTCGCCTGTATCGGCCTGCGGACCACCATGCGGCAGGTGTCAGGCCTCGACCCGGGCGCCGGGGCGTCCGTACGCAAGCTCGTTCAGACCACGCACCAGCAGAAGGCCGCCGAGCTCGCCCTCGAACTGCTCGGCCCCGAGGGCGCGTTGCGTGAAGGGGCCGGGGAGCGGGCGGTGCACGGGCTGCTGATGTCGCGCTGCCTGACCATCGCGGGCGGCACCACGCAGGTCCAGCTCAATGTCATCGCCGAGCGCATCCTCGGCCTCCCGCGGGACTGA